A part of Podarcis muralis chromosome 15, rPodMur119.hap1.1, whole genome shotgun sequence genomic DNA contains:
- the LOC114585846 gene encoding C-C motif chemokine 5-like → MKVSIAGLTFLLLLLVSLSLTVAAQRGMDASPCCPRYNHKPFPRSIVKSFFRTSSHCNRPAVVFVFRNGKSGCADPKAEWVKKLMASLTPE, encoded by the exons ATGAAGGTCTCCATAGCTGGCCtcaccttccttctcctcctccttgtctcCTTGTCTCTGACCGTCGCTGCCCAAC GTGGTATGGACGCGTCTCCCTGTTGCCCCAGATACAACCACAAACCGTTCCCAAGGAGCATCGTGAAGAGCTTTTTCCGCACCAGTTCGCACTGCAACCGTCCTGCCGTAGT GTTTGTATTCAGGAATGGTAAATCGGGCTGTGCTGACCCCAAGGCCGAGTGGGTGAAAAAACTTATGGCATCCCTTACACCAGAGTGA